CCTGAAGGCGGATCAAAACTTCCGAGACCTGCAGAGCCAATTGGAAGGCACCGAAAATCGGATCGCCGTCGCACGCAAACGGTATATCGAAAAGGTCGCGGAGTACAACAAGATGGTCCGCTTTTTCCCGACCAATTTGACAGCCAAATTTATTCTGCACATGGAAGAAAAGCCGAATTTCTCCGTGCCGGATGAGAGCGCCATCGCGAAACCGCCGGACGTGAAGTTCTAAGCGCACGGTGAAGCTCGAAGTTCAAGCGGAAACGGTGAAGAAGCGGCCGACTATCCGGTTCTGCCGAGGCGCCCTGTGGTCCGCCTTTTGGGTCCTGCTCGCGACGGCCGTTCCCGCCTTGGGACTTGACGTGCCGGCCTTGACGGGTCGTGTCGTGGACCCGGCTCATGTCCTGCCGACCTCGGCAAAAGAGTCGATCGAAGCCAAGCTGGCGGACCATGAGGCCACAACGACCAATCAAGTCGCCGTGTTGATTCTTCCCTCCCTGGAAGGCGAATCCCTCGAAGAATTTTCCCATCGCGTGGCGACGACGTGGCGACTGGGCGTCAAAGGCACTGACAATGGCGTGCTGCTCCTGATCGTCATGCGGGAGCGGAAGATCCGGATCGAAGTCGGCTATGGGCTGGAAGGCGACTTGACCGACGCGCGCTCGGCGCAAATCATCAGGAACGAGATCGTGCCTCGATTTCGGGCCGGCGATTTCGTGGGCGGCGTCTCCGCCGGTGTTGACGCGATTCTCCGGACCATCGAGGGAACCGATCAAGCGCCAGAGCGGACGATCCGGCCACGGGAGTCCGATGGCATCGGGTCGATCGGAACAGCCATTCTCGTCGGTATCGTAGTGGGAGTCGGCTTGATGGGGGTCCATCGACTGCTGGGATCGTTCGTCGGCGCCGGGATTTCCGCACTACTGGCTCCTTGGGCGGTGCCGGCCTTGATCGCGGGGGCGATCACGCTTACGGTGCTCCTGGCCTTCTCTGCGGCCGGTTCTCGTGGAAGAGGAAGAAGCTATTCAGCGGCGGATGACTGGCTGTGGTACAGCAGTCGAGGCGGCGGTTGGCACGGCGGTTCATTCGGAGGCATGGGAGGCGGCTTCCGCGGCGGCGGAGGCAATTTCGGAGGAGGCGGCGCCAGTGGAAACTGGTAAGGGGCTGAAGTTAACCCCAGAGGAACAGGAGCTGATCACCTCGGCGGTCCGGCGGGCGGAAGAGAAGACCAACGCCGAAATCGTCCCCATGATCGTG
This sequence is a window from Candidatus Nitrospira inopinata. Protein-coding genes within it:
- a CDS encoding TPM domain-containing protein, which encodes MKLEVQAETVKKRPTIRFCRGALWSAFWVLLATAVPALGLDVPALTGRVVDPAHVLPTSAKESIEAKLADHEATTTNQVAVLILPSLEGESLEEFSHRVATTWRLGVKGTDNGVLLLIVMRERKIRIEVGYGLEGDLTDARSAQIIRNEIVPRFRAGDFVGGVSAGVDAILRTIEGTDQAPERTIRPRESDGIGSIGTAILVGIVVGVGLMGVHRLLGSFVGAGISALLAPWAVPALIAGAITLTVLLAFSAAGSRGRGRSYSAADDWLWYSSRGGGWHGGSFGGMGGGFRGGGGNFGGGGASGNW